One window of the Anopheles cruzii chromosome 2, idAnoCruzAS_RS32_06, whole genome shotgun sequence genome contains the following:
- the LOC128268522 gene encoding phosphatidate phosphatase LPIN2, with product MNSIVNLFSNFREFYSEINGATLTGAIDVVVVEQPDGSYQSSPFHVRFGKLGVLRSREKVVDIELNGEPVELQMKLGESGEAFFVEEWDDDDSEVPAHMATSPIPSHSYLSNYEGDGATGAGPSGKGAAGSEAAGGSVGPVQHAEGSVMVMMPLGGMGTNDVPMVVVGGLVDTEESMPRPRRNSVDLSNEMADLERAKYENQRSEYLNRRHTDNVTNRPDLSLTKKEYTMQKLRQEWEAATEAEQEQIFHMEGLDDGAPPADWQNSTLLPSGEAASGDVPSQLREDKQFKPIDAQPTTGASGETPEMPSTIAGSELMGDLATADSGLDSKSKKKRRKKSILKKKNAQRKGSTSSSSGGGSNHSDQNDAAETDSLATTASQATVSTGSSGSANVATGGIDPKDDDTGSSSVAAKEDRESLKTNVMVLATPHHHHPELDIHFFSDTDIGNGTSPQQSRPSTPIQSDTEFEISQREKPETEDERLLYDSWKWGELPTKPESKVGDLEVASKQAQHNSMLNGLMSFMKYNNKKKRQSVPDGLYLSDLDKLREPEIAQLYFPPLSIRKQQQQQQQQRGGSADEEDRESGNGTSIPHSPTSMEEGPGGFKGLDSDFDEHHNTELQRNRAEGAHFAGGDGGDQRAVESIALSLCGGLDAADGPSDEHFERNRLQYSNVLADPAVFGDPDLVVRMNGKYYSWAAACPQVMTLLAFQKSLPTELLDGKKGSSSSDPEQTKPDDGTEIDPSDANKLQQMPQAQQATQQNVAGGRWWYWRRSNESKPPPASDSQLQLTPTTPTGTDGNLKPSTAVATQTTRSNSLDDGNEADPSATAIVGDNAIPFGAGVGKTVDGHNGSLSSDDSELAMNKTQPVAIVPGVAPDGSVDNSMDKLLFLGGEKYRKTLRLSTERIKALNLLDGMNEVVFSVTTAYQGTTRCKCYLFKWKHSDKVVISDIDGTITRSDVLGHILPMVGKSWDQIGVAPLFSKIEENGYKMLYLSARAIGQAKTTRGYLQSIRQGDVKLPDGPLLLNPTSLMSAFHREVIEKKPEQFKIACLNDIRELFPEKNPFYAGYGNRINDVWAYRAVGIPTSRIFTINPKGELKHDLTQTFQSTYSNMAYIVDQLYPPIKHMEEEDNEFTSFNYWREPVPDIDFTTAAYDSPSGDASSSTAASGVPTGKITPTATLIQQALPTIPEN from the exons ATGAATAGCATAGTGAATCTGTTCAGCAATTTTAGGGAATTCTACAGTGAAATCAACGGGGCCACACTGACCGGCGCCATCGATGTGGTCGTGGTGGAGCAACCGGACGGTTCGTACCAGAGCTCACCGTTCCACGTACGGTTCGGCAAGCTGGGCGTGCTACGCAGCCGAGAGAAGGTGGTCGATATCGAGCTTAATGGCGAACCGGTGGAGCTGCAAATGAAACTGGGCGAGTCGGGTGAGGCATTCTTTGTGGAAGAGTGGGACGATGATGACAGTGAGGTGCCCGCGCATATGGCCACCTCACCGATACCAAGCCATTCCTACCTGAGCAACTACGAGGGTGACGGCGCAACCGGTGCTGGCCCATCGGGTAAAGGAGCAGCCGGTAGCGAGGCTGCCGGTGGTTCCGTGGGGCCGGTGCAGCACGCCGAAGGTTCGGTTATGGTAATGATGCCCCTGGGAGGAATGGGTACAAATGATGTACCCATGGTTGTCGTCGGCGGTCTGGTGGACACGGAAGAGTCGATGCCACGGCCTCGCCGTAATTCGGTTGATCTCTCGAACGAAATGGCCGATCTCGAGCGGGCCAAATATGAAAACCAAAGATCCGAGTACCTCAATCGGAGGCATACCGATAATGTTACCAATAGACCGGACTTGTCGCTGACGAAGAAGGAGTACACGATGCAAAAGTTGCGCCAGGAATGGGAAGCCGCTACCGAAGCGGAACAGGAACAGATCTTTCACATGGAAGGTCTAGACGATGGAGCGCCTCCGGCTGACTGGCAGAACAGTACGCTGCTACCCAGCGGTGAAGCTGCATCCGGTGACGTTCCGAGCCAGCTCCGAGAGGATAAGCAATTTAAGCCCATCGATGCTCAGCCAACCACCGGTGCTAGCGGCGAGACACCGGAGATGCCTTCAACGATAGCCGGATCGGAGTTGATGGGTGATTTGGCCACCGCAGACAGTGGGCTGGATTCGAAATCCAAGAAAAAGCGCAGGAAGAAGTCGattttgaaaaagaaaaatgctcAAAGAAAAGGctcgaccagcagcagctccggtGGCGGCTCGAATCATTCAGACCAGAACGATGCGGCGGAAACGGACAGCTTAGCAACAACTGCCTCCCAAGCCACGGTGTCCACGGGTAGCAGTGGTTCCGCCAACGTAGCTACCGGTGGGATAGATCCCAAGGACGACGACACCGGTTCCTCCTCGGTGGCCGCGAAAGAAGACcgcgagtcactaaagacgaaCGTGATGGTCCTtgccacaccacaccatcatcacccGGAGCTGGATATTCATTTCTTCAGCGACACCGACATCGGCAATGGCACCAGCCCACAGCAGTCGCGCCCTTCAACGCCCATCCAAAGCGACACCGAGTTCGAGATTTCACAGcgcgaaaaaccggaaacggaagacGAAAGGTTGCTGTATGATTCGTGGAAATGGGGCGAGCTACCGACCAAGCCGGAATCGAAAGTAGGCGATCTGGAGGTGGCAAGCAAGCAAGCCCAGCACAACTCCATGCTGAACGGTCTGATGAGCTTCATGaagtacaacaacaaaaagaaacggcaGAGTGTCCCGGACGGACTGTACCTGTCGGATTTGGATAAGCTGCGAGAACCGGAGATTGCTCAACTATACTTTCCACCGCTCTCGATTcggaagcaacagcagcagcagcagcaacagcgcggTGGCAGCGCAGACGAAGAAGATCGTGAAAGTGGCAACGGAACATCGATACCTCACAGTCCCACCTCAATGGAGGAAGGTCCCGGTGGCTTCAAAGGTTTGGATTCCGATTTCGATGAGCATCACAACACGGAATTGCAGCGGAACCGTGCAGAAGGAGCACATTTCgcgggcggcgacggcggagatCAGAGAGCAGTCGAATCGATTGCTTTGTCACTCTGTGGTGGTTTGGACGCTGCCGATGGCCCATCGGACGAACACTTTGAGCGCAATCGGTTGCAGTACTCGAATGTACTCGCTGATCCTGCAGTATTCGGGGACCCCGACCTAGTGGTCCGGATGAACGGCAAATACTACAGCTGGGCGGCCGCCTGTCCACAGGTCATGACATTGCTGGCGTTCCAAAAATCGCTTCCAACCGAACTGCTGGACGGGAAGAAGGGGAGCTCCAGCTCCGATCCAGAGCAGACGAAACCGGACGATGGGACAGAAATCGATCCGAGCGACGCGAACAAATTGCAGCAAATGCCACAAGCTCAACAGGCAACGCAGCAAAACgtagccggtggccgatggtggtACTGGCGACGTTCGAATGAATCGAAACCGCCTCCGGCGAGTGATTCGCAGTTGCAACTAACTCCGACAACACCGACCGGGACCGATGGCAATTTAAAACCATCGACGGCTGTTGCAACGCAAACCACTCGTTCCAACTCGCTGGACGATGGTAATGAAGCTGATCCGAGTGCCACGGCAATCGTGGGCGACAATGCGATTCCGTTTGGGGCAGGAGTGGGAAAAACCGTCGATGGTCATAATGGTTCTCTTTCGTCCGACGATTCCGAGCTGGCGATGAACAAAACGCAACCGGTCGCCATCGTACCGGGAGTGGCGCCCGATGGCAGTGTCGACAACAGTATGGACAAGTTGCTCTTTTTGGGCGGAGAAAAGTATCGCAAAACACTGCGACTGTCGACGGAACGTATTAAAGCGCTCAATCTGCTGGACGGTATGAACGAGGTCGTGTTCAGCGTAACCACGGCGTACCAGGGCACTACCCGTTGCAAGTGCTACCTGTTCAAGTGGAAGCACAGTGATAAGGTGGTGATCTCGGATATCGATGGAACGATTACGAG ATCGGACGTGCTCGGTCACATTCTCCCGATGGTCGGTAAATCGTGGGATCAGATCGGCGTCGCCCCGTTGTTCTCCAAGATCGAGGAAAATGGGTACAAGATGCTGTACCTTTCGGCTCGTGCGATCGGTCAGGCGAAAACCACTCGCGGTTACCTGCAATCGATACGGCAGGGTGACGTGAAGCTTCCGGATGGCCCGCTACTGCTCAACCCAACCTCCCTCATGTCCGCATTCCACCGGGAAGTGATCGAGAAGAAGCCGGAACAGTTTAAGATTGCCTGTTTGAACGATATCCGCGAGCTGTTTCCGGAGAAGAATCCGTTCTACGCGGGCTACGGCAATAGAATAAAT GATGTGTGGGCCTACCGGGCTGTGGGTATCCCGACATCGAGAATTTTTACCATCAACCCGAAGGGCGAATTGAAGCACGACCTGACCCAAACATTCCAATCAAC TTACTCTAATATGGCCTACATCGTCGATCAGCTATATCCACCCATTAAGCATATGGAGGAAGAGGACAATGAGTTCACCAGCTTCAACTACTGGCGTGAGCCGGTCCCCGACATTGATTTTACTACTGCTGCCTACGATTCTCCGTCTGGAGATGCTTCCTCATCAaccgccgcttccggtgtgCCAACGGGCAAGATAACACCAACGGCGACGCTGATCCAGCAAGCTCTGCCTACCATTCCTGAGAACTAA
- the LOC128269374 gene encoding proton-coupled amino acid transporter-like protein pathetic, producing the protein MVNEYTGPPPQEMETFLPRDGKNGTTVYKFTPAKPDVEANAPFDPFKERKLEHPTTDGETLTHLLKASLGTGILAMPVAFSYAGLAGGIIATVFTAFICTHCAYVLVKCGHTLYRRTHRTAMSFSEIAEVAFENGPAWGRRWGMFTSYCIRYGLFITYFGTCAVYTVIIATNFQQVIEHYGYPVNLRAMIALLLVPLILLSWVPNLKYLAPVSMVANVFMGVGLGITFYYLVTDMPSIDERPLFLPVVQWPAFFAIVIFAMEAIGVVMPLENQMKTPQNFIGICGVLNQGMAGVTLIYILLGFLGYVKYGDAALGSITLNLPTEEIPAQAVKILIALAVYCTFGLQFYVCLDIGWVAIKDRFTKRPRLVEYVMRTLLVTAAVLLAVAVPTIGPFIGLIGAFCFSILGLLIPIVIEMVTYWEEGFGPGNWIVWKNVVVALFGITALVFGSKSSIQDILALYS; encoded by the exons ATGGTCAAC GAATACACGGGACCTCCTCCGCAGGAGATGGAAACATTCCTGCCTCGAGATGGCAAGAACGGCACTACTGT GTACAAGTTCACACCAGCCAAACCGGATGTCGAGGCTAACGCACCGTTCGATCCGTTCAAGGAGAGGAAACTGGAGCATCCAACCAC CGATGGCGAAACGTTAACCCATTTGCTGAAGGCCTCCCTCGGCACGGGTATCCTGGCGATGCCGGTTGCCTTCAGTTACGCCGGATTGGCCGGAGgcatcatcgccaccgtgtTTACGGCTTTCATCTGCACGCACTGCGCGTACGTGCTGGTCAAGTGTGGTCACACACTGTACCGTCGAACGCACCGGACCGCTATGAGCTTTTCGGAGATAGCCGAGGTGGCGTTCGAGAATGGACCGGCCTGGGGTCGCCGGTGGGGCATGTTTACGTCCTACTGCATCCGCTACGGTCTATTCATAACGTACTTTGGAACGTGTGCAGTCTACACCGTCATCATTGCCACCAACTTCCAGCAGGTGATTGAGCACTACGGCTACCCGGTGAACCTACGTGCCATGATTGCGCTCCTGCTCGTGCCGCTCATCCTGCTGTCGTGGGTACCGAACTTAAAGTATCTGGCACCGGTTTCGATGGTAGCCAACGTGTTTATGGGCGTTGGTTTGGGCATCACGTTCTACTATCTCGTCACGGATATGCCGTCCATTGACGAGCGGCCACTGTTCCTTCCCGTCGTACAATGGCCCGCCttcttcgccatcgtcatcttcGCGATGGAAGCCATCGGAGTGGTGATGCCATTGGAGAATCAGATGAAAACGCCTCAGAATTTTATCGGAATCTGCGGAGTGCTTAACCAGGGCATGGCCGGTGTAACGCTCATCTACATTTTGCTCGGATTTCTCGGTTACGTCAAGTATGGCGATGCGGCCCTCGGTAGCATCACGCTGAATCTTCCAACGGAGGAGAT TCCCGCCCAAGCCGTCAAGATCCTGATCGCCCTTGCCGTGTACTGTACCTTTGGACTGCAGTTCTACGTGTGCCTCGATATTGGTTGGGTCGCCATCAAGGATCGTTTCACCAAGCGACCGCGGCTGGTGGAGTACGTCATGCGTACGCTGCTTGTGACCGCCGCCGTACTGCTTGCCGTCGCCGTGCCAACCATTGGCCCGTTCATCGGCTTGATCGGTGCGTTCTGCTTTTCCATCCTCGGTCTGCTCATACCAATCGTCATCGAGATGGTCACGTACTGGGAGGAAGGCTTTGGACCGGGCAACTGGATTGTGTGGAAAAACGTGGTGGTCGCACTGTTCGGAATCACTGCACTAGTCTTCGGCTCCAAGAGCTCAATTCAAGATATTTTGGCTCTATACTCCTAA
- the LOC128269375 gene encoding ras-related GTP-binding protein C codes for MSYQDEEEQVGSFPKDFGYGDFDHETDSNRVSDDKPRILLMGLRRSGKSSIQKVVFHKMSPNETLFLESTNKIVKDDINNNSFVQFQIWDFPGQIDFFDPTFDSDMIFGGCGALVFVIDAQDDYSEALTKLNQTVTKAYKVNPRIKFEVFIHKVDGVSDDFKMESQRDIHSRATDDLLDAGLEGVHLNFHLTSIYDHSIFEAFSKVVQKLIPQLAALENLLNLFIHNSGIEKAFLFDVVSKIYIATDATPVDMQSYELCCDMIDVVIDLSCIYGSRDNPDVPAFDNQSSSIIKMNNSTVLYLREVNKFLALVCIIREESFARQGVIDYNFLCFREAITQVFELRFKHQKLDALEQESDNVSDYQVNAALSSMNGSA; via the exons ATG AGTTACCAGGACGAAGAGGAACAGGTGGGATCGTTTCCCAAAGACTTCGGTTACGGGGATTTCGATCACGAGACCGATAGCAACCGAGTATCGGACGATAAGCCCCGCATACTGCTGATGGGTTTGCGTCGGTCCGGCAAGAGTTCGATACAGAAGGTGGTTTTTCATAAGATGTCTCCAAACGAAACACTGTTTCTGGAATCGACCAATAAAATCGTGAAGGAcgacatcaacaacaacagcttcGTTCAGTTCCAAATATGGGACTTTCCTGGACAGATCGACTTTTTTGACCCGACGTTCGATTCGGATATGATATTCGGAGGCTGCGGAGCGCTAGTGTTTGTGATCGATGCACAGGATGACTATTCCGAGGCACTGACCAAGCTGAACCAAACCGTAACCAAAGCGTACAAGGTCAACCCACGGATCAAGTTTGAGGTTTTTATTCACAAAGTGGATGGCGTTAGTGACGATTTTAAGATGGAATCCCAGCGCGACATTCATTCGCGTGCCACCGACGATCTGCTCGATGCCGGCCTAGAAGGGGTCCATCTAAATTTCCACCTCACGTCGATTTATGACCACTCGATTTTCGAAGCTTTTTCAAAAGTAGTCCAAAAGCTGATTCCACAGCTGGCTGCGCTGGAAAATCTGTTGAATCTGTTCATACATAACTCTGGCATAGAAAAGGCATTCCTGTTCGATGTGGTATCGAAGATTTACATTGCGACCGATGCCACGCCCGTGGATATGCAGAGTTACGAGCTGTGTTGCGATATGATTGATGTTGTCATTGATTTGTCGTGTATATACGG GTCCCGAGACAATCCGGATGTGCCAGCGTTCGACAACCAAAGTTCGAGCATCATCAAAATGAACAACAGTACGGTTCTGTACCTTAGGGAAGTGAACAAATTCCTAGCTCTCGTGTGCATTATTCGCGAAGAAAGCTTTGCCCGGCAGGGAGTTATCGAttacaattttctttgcttccgCGAGGCAATAACGCAAGTGTTCGAGCTCCGCTTTAAACACCAGAAGCTCGATGCCCTAGAACAGGAGTCAGATAATGTGAGTGATTATCAAGTGAATGCGGCCTTATCGTCAATGAACGGAAGCGCCTAG